The following proteins are co-located in the Deinococcus planocerae genome:
- the rplF gene encoding 50S ribosomal protein L6, translated as MSRIGRQPIAVPSGVTVNADPGLFRVKGPKGELTVPFNSELSIRNEDGQLLVERPSDRQEHRALHGLTRTLVANAVKGVSDGFTINLELRGVGYRARLVGKNLELTIGFSHPVVIEPPAGVTFAVPEPTRIDVSGIDKQLVGQVAANVRKVRKPDAYHGKGVRFVGEQIALKAGKAGATGGKGKK; from the coding sequence ATGTCACGTATTGGCAGACAACCCATCGCCGTGCCCAGCGGCGTGACCGTGAACGCCGACCCTGGCCTCTTCCGCGTCAAGGGACCCAAGGGCGAACTCACCGTGCCCTTTAACTCCGAGCTGAGCATCCGCAACGAGGACGGCCAGCTCCTCGTCGAGCGGCCCAGCGACCGCCAGGAGCACCGCGCCCTGCACGGCCTGACCCGCACGCTGGTCGCCAACGCCGTCAAGGGTGTGAGCGACGGCTTCACCATCAACCTCGAACTGCGTGGGGTCGGCTACCGCGCCCGCCTGGTCGGCAAGAACCTGGAGCTGACCATCGGCTTCAGCCACCCCGTCGTCATCGAGCCGCCCGCCGGAGTCACCTTTGCGGTTCCCGAGCCCACCCGCATCGACGTGAGCGGGATCGACAAGCAGCTTGTGGGTCAGGTCGCCGCGAACGTGCGCAAGGTGCGTAAGCCCGACGCCTACCACGGCAAGGGTGTGCGTTTCGTCGGCGAGCAGATCGCCCTCAAGGCCGGCAAGGCCGGCGCCACGGGCGGGAAAGGGAAGAAGTAA
- the rplR gene encoding 50S ribosomal protein L18, with protein MANLTAERRKLRARRKVRVAAGERPRLSVFRSSKHIYAQIIDDSTGTTLAAASSSAVKTGTKTDTAAAVGRALAEAAAAKGVRQVVFDRGGYKFHGRVKALADAAREGGLDF; from the coding sequence ATGGCGAACCTGACCGCAGAGCGCCGCAAGCTGCGCGCCCGCCGCAAGGTGCGCGTGGCCGCCGGGGAGCGCCCCCGCCTGAGCGTGTTCCGCTCCAGCAAGCATATCTACGCCCAGATCATTGACGACTCGACCGGCACCACCTTGGCCGCCGCGAGCAGCAGCGCCGTCAAGACGGGCACCAAGACCGACACCGCCGCCGCCGTGGGCCGCGCGCTGGCCGAGGCCGCCGCCGCCAAGGGTGTGAGGCAGGTTGTCTTCGACCGTGGGGGGTACAAGTTCCACGGACGGGTAAAGGCGCTCGCGGACGCGGCGCGGGAGGGTGGCCTTGACTTCTAA
- the rpsE gene encoding 30S ribosomal protein S5 has translation MTSNRRNDRERETSEFEERMLFVNRTSKTYQGGRRFRFAALVILGDRNGRVGMGIGKAKEVPVAIEKAKAIARKNMIQVPVENGTIPHDIVGANSTSRVLLKPAAPGTGVIAGTVPRSIAELAGITNMLSKELGSRNKVNVAYAVFDGLKNLRTAKQVRAIRGIAAPAAQPAQVGGAQ, from the coding sequence TTGACTTCTAACCGTCGAAACGACCGTGAGCGCGAGACGAGCGAGTTCGAGGAGCGGATGCTCTTCGTCAACCGCACGTCCAAGACCTACCAGGGTGGCCGCCGCTTCCGCTTCGCCGCGCTCGTGATCCTCGGGGACCGCAATGGCCGCGTGGGGATGGGCATCGGTAAGGCGAAGGAGGTGCCCGTCGCTATCGAGAAGGCGAAGGCCATCGCGCGCAAGAACATGATCCAGGTGCCCGTGGAGAACGGCACCATCCCCCACGACATCGTGGGCGCGAACTCGACGAGCCGCGTGCTCCTCAAGCCCGCCGCCCCCGGCACGGGCGTGATCGCGGGCACCGTGCCCCGCTCCATCGCCGAACTCGCGGGCATCACCAACATGCTGTCCAAGGAACTCGGCAGCCGCAACAAGGTCAACGTGGCCTACGCGGTGTTCGACGGCCTGAAAAACCTCCGCACCGCCAAGCAGGTGCGCGCCATTCGCGGCATCGCGGCCCCGGCGGCCCAACCGGCCCAGGTGGGAGGTGCCCAGTGA
- the rpmD gene encoding 50S ribosomal protein L30: protein MKITLRRSVIGRPKNQVETVKALGLRRIGDSRELTATPAIRGMIKTVEHLLEVEA, encoded by the coding sequence GTGAAGATTACCTTGAGGCGCAGCGTGATCGGTCGCCCCAAGAACCAGGTCGAGACCGTCAAGGCGCTGGGCCTGCGCAGGATCGGCGACAGCCGTGAGCTGACGGCGACTCCCGCCATCCGCGGCATGATCAAGACCGTGGAGCACCTCTTGGAGGTGGAAGCGTGA
- the rplO gene encoding 50S ribosomal protein L15, with protein MKLHELTPAPGSRKPKKRVGRGPGGTDKTAGRGHKGQKARSGAGKGQFFEGGRSTLISRLPKRGFNNVGTTYEVINLSQLAAVEGDTLDRAALERAGLVRRKNRPLKLLARGEVTRAVTVHVDAASEAAIQAVQAAGGRVVLPDNATDAGSENAEQAG; from the coding sequence GTGAAACTGCACGAACTTACCCCCGCGCCCGGCAGCCGCAAGCCCAAGAAGCGCGTGGGCCGCGGCCCCGGCGGCACCGACAAGACCGCCGGGCGCGGACACAAGGGCCAGAAGGCGCGCAGCGGCGCGGGCAAGGGCCAGTTCTTCGAGGGTGGCCGCTCGACGCTGATCAGCCGCCTGCCCAAGCGCGGCTTCAACAACGTCGGCACGACCTACGAGGTCATCAACCTCTCGCAGCTCGCCGCCGTGGAGGGTGACACCCTCGACCGCGCCGCGTTGGAGCGGGCGGGCCTGGTGCGCCGCAAGAACCGTCCCCTCAAGCTCCTCGCCCGGGGCGAGGTGACCCGCGCCGTGACGGTCCACGTGGATGCCGCGAGCGAGGCCGCCATCCAGGCGGTGCAGGCGGCGGGCGGGCGGGTCGTCCTGCCTGACAACGCCACGGACGCGGGCAGCGAGAACGCCGAGCAGGCGGGCTAA
- the secY gene encoding preprotein translocase subunit SecY, whose amino-acid sequence MLRAFRDAFRIPDLRRKIVFTLLLLAVYRLGSTIPTPGVNTAALEQATSGGLFGLISLISGGNLSQFSIFALGVLPYITASIVIQLLTTTVPTLEKLSKEGEEGRKKINQYTRYAAVGLGTLQALFFSLYITSNPAFIAVGWDPGLFTVLVMVLTQVAGIAFTLWIGERITEVGVGNGISLIITAGIIANYPREIAATGQLFRTEQVSLLQILAFAAVILVTIAGIVYVYQGERRVPVTYARARGGAPGGAARNLGGQATWLPIKVNQAGVIPVIFASAMLIIPNLIGSSTATRAPGVNAFIQTYLTPGAPWYLALEALLIFGFTYLYNSVQFDPRRISEQLREAGGFIPGVRPGAPTAEYLGGISGRLSFWGAIFLVILTVVPQIVQRLTGITTFQFSGTGLLIIVGVALETLKQLEAQLTVRRYDGFISKGRIRGRLNN is encoded by the coding sequence ATGCTGCGCGCCTTCCGTGACGCGTTCCGGATTCCGGACCTGCGGCGGAAGATTGTCTTCACCCTGCTGCTGCTCGCCGTGTACCGCCTCGGGAGCACCATCCCGACGCCGGGCGTGAACACCGCAGCCCTCGAACAGGCCACCTCGGGTGGCCTTTTCGGGTTGATCAGCCTGATCTCGGGCGGCAATCTTTCGCAGTTCTCGATCTTCGCCCTCGGCGTGCTGCCGTACATCACGGCGAGCATCGTGATCCAGCTTCTGACCACGACCGTTCCCACCCTGGAAAAGCTCAGCAAGGAGGGCGAGGAGGGTCGCAAGAAGATCAACCAGTACACCCGCTACGCCGCCGTGGGACTCGGGACGTTGCAGGCGCTGTTCTTCTCGCTCTACATCACCAGCAATCCGGCCTTCATCGCGGTGGGCTGGGACCCCGGCCTGTTCACGGTCCTCGTGATGGTGCTGACCCAGGTGGCGGGCATCGCCTTCACCCTCTGGATCGGCGAGCGCATCACCGAGGTCGGTGTCGGCAACGGCATCAGCCTGATCATCACGGCGGGCATCATCGCCAACTATCCTCGCGAGATCGCGGCGACCGGGCAACTTTTCCGCACCGAGCAGGTCTCCCTGCTCCAGATTCTCGCCTTCGCCGCCGTCATCCTGGTGACCATCGCGGGCATCGTGTACGTGTACCAGGGCGAGCGCCGGGTGCCCGTCACCTACGCGCGGGCACGGGGCGGGGCTCCGGGCGGCGCGGCGCGCAACCTGGGTGGGCAGGCGACCTGGCTCCCTATCAAGGTAAACCAGGCGGGCGTGATCCCGGTGATCTTCGCCTCGGCGATGCTGATCATCCCCAACCTGATCGGCAGCTCCACCGCGACCCGTGCGCCGGGGGTCAACGCCTTCATTCAGACGTACCTCACGCCCGGGGCGCCATGGTACCTCGCGCTAGAGGCCCTGCTGATCTTCGGGTTCACCTACCTGTACAACAGCGTGCAGTTCGATCCCCGGCGCATCAGCGAGCAACTGCGCGAGGCGGGGGGCTTCATTCCCGGCGTGCGTCCGGGGGCGCCGACTGCCGAGTACCTGGGCGGAATCAGCGGTCGCCTGAGTTTCTGGGGCGCGATCTTTCTGGTGATCCTGACGGTCGTCCCGCAGATCGTGCAGCGCCTGACGGGCATCACGACCTTCCAGTTCAGCGGCACGGGCCTCCTGATCATCGTGGGTGTGGCGCTCGAAACCCTCAAGCAGCTCGAAGCGCAGCTCACGGTGCGGCGCTACGACGGTTTCATCAGCAAGGGCCGGATTCGCGGACGCCTGAACAACTGA
- a CDS encoding adenylate kinase: protein MTQRKNKVVIFLGPPGAGKGTQAERLAREGGLTKISTGDILRDHMARGTELGEMVRPIYDAGQLVPDEILIALIRDRLAGMEPVRVIFDGFPRTTAQAEALDMLLEELGTPVSAVPLLEVPDGVLIERIVERGRQAVAAGQTPRADDTEEVARRRQQVYREQTQPLIDYYGARGHLRHVDGVGTMDEVYSRITGTMP, encoded by the coding sequence GTGACGCAACGCAAGAACAAGGTCGTGATCTTTCTCGGCCCGCCCGGCGCGGGCAAGGGGACCCAGGCCGAGCGCCTCGCCCGCGAGGGGGGTCTGACCAAGATCAGCACCGGGGACATCCTGCGCGACCACATGGCGCGCGGCACCGAACTCGGCGAGATGGTAAGGCCCATCTACGACGCCGGACAGCTCGTGCCCGACGAGATCCTGATCGCCCTGATCCGCGACCGCCTCGCCGGGATGGAGCCTGTGCGCGTGATCTTCGACGGCTTTCCCCGCACGACCGCGCAGGCCGAGGCCCTTGACATGCTGCTCGAGGAACTGGGCACCCCGGTGAGCGCCGTGCCCCTCCTCGAGGTCCCCGACGGGGTGCTCATCGAGCGCATCGTGGAGCGCGGGCGGCAGGCGGTCGCCGCCGGGCAGACGCCCCGCGCGGACGACACCGAGGAGGTCGCCCGCAGGCGCCAGCAGGTCTACCGCGAGCAGACCCAACCGCTGATCGACTACTACGGGGCGCGCGGCCACCTTCGACATGTGGACGGGGTGGGCACGATGGACGAGGTGTACAGCCGGATCACGGGGACGATGCCCTGA
- the infA gene encoding translation initiation factor IF-1, with protein sequence MPEQREKRKKEESDTVRAEGVVEEALPNTTFRVKLDTGHDILAYISGKMRIHYIRILPGDRVVLEISPYDTSRGRIVYRK encoded by the coding sequence ATGCCGGAACAGCGGGAGAAGCGCAAGAAGGAAGAGTCCGACACCGTGCGGGCGGAGGGCGTGGTCGAAGAGGCGCTGCCGAACACCACGTTCCGGGTAAAGCTCGACACCGGGCACGACATTCTGGCGTACATCAGCGGCAAGATGCGCATTCACTACATCCGCATCCTGCCGGGGGACCGTGTGGTTCTGGAGATCAGCCCGTACGACACGTCGCGCGGGCGCATCGTCTACCGCAAGTAG
- the rpmJ gene encoding 50S ribosomal protein L36: MKVRSSVKRMCDNCKVIRRHGRVVVICTNVKHKQRQG, from the coding sequence ATGAAAGTTCGCAGCAGTGTCAAGAGGATGTGCGACAACTGCAAGGTGATCCGCCGCCACGGGCGCGTGGTGGTCATCTGCACCAACGTCAAGCACAAGCAGAGGCAGGGCTGA
- the rpsM gene encoding 30S ribosomal protein S13 gives MARVAGVDLPREKRIEIALTYIYGIGLTRSKEVLAQTGISPDTRVKNLSEAEQSSLRDAVERTYKVEGDLRSEIGQNIKRLMDIGAYRGLRHRRGLPVRGQRTKTNARTRKGPRKTVAGKKKATRK, from the coding sequence ATGGCGCGAGTTGCCGGAGTGGACCTTCCGCGCGAGAAGCGCATCGAGATCGCCCTGACCTACATCTACGGGATCGGCCTGACCCGCTCCAAGGAAGTTCTGGCGCAGACCGGGATCAGCCCCGACACGCGTGTGAAGAACCTCTCGGAAGCCGAGCAGAGCAGCCTGCGCGACGCCGTGGAGCGGACCTACAAGGTCGAGGGCGACCTGCGCAGCGAGATCGGCCAGAACATCAAGCGCCTGATGGACATCGGCGCCTACCGTGGTCTGCGTCACCGCCGCGGCCTTCCGGTGCGCGGCCAGCGCACGAAGACGAACGCCCGCACCCGCAAGGGCCCGCGCAAGACCGTAGCCGGGAAGAAAAAGGCGACGAGGAAGTAA
- the rpsK gene encoding 30S ribosomal protein S11 has translation MARPTKGKTPRRARRNISAGRAYVSASYNNTIVTITDLDGNSVAWSSGGTIGYKGSKKGTPYAAQLAAADAVKKAQQTFGMNVVDVIVRGTGSGREQAIRAIQASGIEVKSIMDDSPVPHNGCRPKKKFRA, from the coding sequence ATGGCGAGACCGACCAAGGGCAAGACCCCCCGCCGCGCCCGGCGCAACATCAGCGCGGGCCGCGCGTACGTCAGCGCGAGCTACAACAACACCATCGTCACCATCACCGACCTCGACGGCAACTCCGTGGCGTGGTCGAGCGGCGGCACCATCGGCTACAAGGGCAGCAAGAAGGGGACCCCCTACGCCGCCCAGCTCGCCGCCGCCGACGCGGTGAAAAAGGCCCAGCAGACCTTTGGCATGAACGTCGTGGACGTGATCGTGCGCGGCACCGGCTCGGGCCGTGAGCAGGCGATCCGCGCCATCCAGGCGTCCGGCATCGAGGTCAAGTCGATCATGGACGACAGCCCCGTGCCCCACAACGGCTGCCGTCCCAAGAAGAAGTTCCGCGCCTAA
- the rpsD gene encoding 30S ribosomal protein S4: MGRFRGSITKLSRREGINLAETEKVQKYLDRRPYAPGQHGQRRGRGRPSDYSVRLREKQKLSRLYGMSEKQFRNLFEEAANVPGVTGTVFLQLLERRLDNVVFRMGFASTRRQARQFVGHGHVLVNGKRVDIPSYRVKIGDEISVSEKSRQMGFIQENMEAQKRRRTSPWIELNPDTFSGTFSRLPAREDLALPINENFIIEYYSR, encoded by the coding sequence ATGGGTCGTTTCCGTGGATCGATTACCAAGCTCAGCCGCCGTGAGGGCATCAACCTCGCGGAGACCGAGAAGGTTCAAAAGTACCTCGACCGCCGTCCCTACGCGCCCGGCCAGCACGGCCAGCGCCGGGGCCGGGGCCGCCCCAGCGACTACAGCGTGCGTCTGCGTGAAAAGCAGAAGCTCTCCCGCCTGTACGGCATGAGCGAGAAGCAGTTTCGCAACCTCTTCGAGGAGGCGGCGAATGTGCCCGGGGTGACGGGCACGGTGTTCCTGCAACTGCTGGAGCGCCGCCTGGACAACGTGGTCTTCCGCATGGGCTTTGCCAGCACCCGCCGTCAGGCCCGGCAGTTCGTCGGGCACGGGCACGTGCTGGTGAACGGCAAGCGGGTGGACATCCCCTCCTACCGCGTGAAGATCGGCGATGAGATCAGCGTCTCCGAGAAGAGCCGGCAGATGGGCTTCATCCAGGAGAACATGGAGGCGCAGAAGCGTCGCCGCACCAGCCCCTGGATCGAGCTGAACCCCGATACCTTTAGCGGCACCTTCTCGCGCCTGCCCGCGCGAGAGGACCTGGCGCTGCCTATTAACGAGAACTTCATCATCGAGTATTACTCGCGCTAA
- a CDS encoding DNA-directed RNA polymerase subunit alpha: protein MDQKRPQLKARVDGDYGEFVLEPLARGYGVTIGNPVRRILMSSIPGTAVTSVYIEDVLHEFSTIPGVREDVIRIILNLKELVVKFHSPGPKTLTLRAQGEGVVRASAFEVPSDAEIVNPDLVIANLAEDGKLVMEVRVEEGEGYVPADKHATKDRINSIPVDAVFSPVRRVAYHVENTRVGQQTDLDRLILRVWTDGSTGPQDALDKAVEILRDELTVFGNVETLPAVTVPDVQPVYTPAAPTSLPSVYDLPRQPELSINPQPYPADLDTPRVTLEGLGLTTRVLHSLKEEGIDSVDALCALSDRDLKKVPGIGERSLDEIKQQLAQFGLALRD from the coding sequence GTGGACCAAAAGCGCCCCCAACTCAAGGCCCGCGTGGACGGCGATTACGGCGAGTTCGTGCTCGAACCGCTCGCGCGCGGCTACGGGGTCACCATCGGGAACCCCGTCCGGCGCATCCTGATGTCCTCGATTCCCGGCACCGCCGTGACGAGCGTGTACATCGAGGACGTGCTTCACGAATTCTCGACCATTCCCGGCGTCCGCGAGGATGTCATCCGCATCATCCTCAACCTCAAGGAACTCGTCGTGAAGTTCCACTCGCCCGGCCCCAAGACCCTGACGCTGCGTGCCCAGGGCGAGGGCGTGGTGCGGGCGAGCGCCTTCGAGGTGCCGTCGGACGCCGAGATCGTCAACCCCGACCTGGTGATCGCCAACCTCGCCGAGGACGGCAAGCTGGTCATGGAGGTGCGCGTGGAGGAAGGCGAGGGCTACGTCCCCGCTGACAAGCACGCCACCAAGGACCGCATCAACTCGATCCCCGTCGATGCCGTGTTCTCGCCGGTGCGCCGCGTGGCCTACCACGTGGAGAACACCCGCGTGGGCCAGCAGACGGACCTCGACCGCCTGATCCTGCGGGTGTGGACGGACGGCTCGACCGGGCCGCAGGACGCGCTCGACAAGGCCGTGGAGATCCTGCGCGACGAGCTGACGGTGTTCGGCAACGTGGAGACGCTTCCTGCCGTCACCGTGCCCGACGTGCAGCCCGTCTATACGCCCGCCGCGCCCACCAGCCTGCCGAGCGTGTACGACCTGCCGCGCCAGCCGGAACTCAGCATCAACCCCCAGCCGTACCCCGCCGACCTCGACACGCCGCGCGTGACGCTAGAGGGGCTGGGGCTGACCACCCGGGTGCTGCATTCCCTCAAGGAGGAGGGCATCGACTCGGTGGACGCCCTGTGCGCGCTGTCCGACCGTGACCTGAAGAAGGTTCCCGGCATCGGCGAGCGCAGCCTCGACGAGATCAAGCAGCAGCTCGCGCAGTTCGGCCTGGCCCTGCGCGACTGA
- the rplQ gene encoding 50S ribosomal protein L17, which translates to MRHGKAGRKLNRNSSARVALARAQATALLREGRIQTTLTKAKELRPYVEKLITTAKGGDLHARRLVARDIHDNDVVRKVMDEVAPKYADRPGGYTRILRVGTRRGDGVTMALIELV; encoded by the coding sequence ATGCGTCACGGCAAAGCCGGTCGCAAGCTCAACCGCAACAGCAGCGCCCGCGTCGCCCTGGCCCGTGCCCAGGCGACCGCGCTGCTGCGCGAGGGCCGCATCCAGACGACCCTCACGAAGGCCAAGGAGCTGCGCCCCTACGTTGAGAAGCTGATCACCACCGCCAAGGGCGGCGACCTTCACGCCCGCCGCCTCGTCGCCCGCGACATCCACGACAACGACGTGGTGCGCAAGGTGATGGACGAGGTGGCCCCCAAGTACGCCGACCGTCCTGGCGGTTACACCCGCATCCTACGTGTGGGCACCCGCCGCGGCGACGGCGTGACGATGGCGCTGATCGAACTCGTCTGA
- a CDS encoding HIT family protein: protein MHVRQPYDLEAYVERTRNGPCFICALLSGHPDYRHHIIYEDDLAVAFLAQAPNKEGRTLVQAVDYTLVVPREHREHVTGSFTPEEYLRLQSLVYRVGEALRAELPTERVYVLSLGSQQGNSHVHWHVVPLPPGVRYGEQQFHFLMAENGKIEVTPEEHANLAVRLWERLKDQTSG, encoded by the coding sequence ATGCACGTTCGCCAACCGTACGATCTTGAGGCTTACGTCGAACGCACCCGCAACGGGCCGTGTTTCATCTGCGCTTTGCTGAGCGGCCACCCGGATTACCGACACCACATCATCTACGAGGACGATCTCGCCGTCGCCTTTCTCGCCCAGGCTCCCAACAAGGAAGGCCGAACCCTCGTTCAGGCGGTCGACTATACCCTAGTCGTCCCCCGGGAGCACCGCGAACACGTGACGGGGAGCTTCACACCCGAGGAATACTTGCGCCTCCAGTCGCTCGTCTACCGGGTCGGAGAGGCTTTGCGGGCGGAACTCCCCACGGAGCGCGTCTATGTCCTGTCCCTCGGCAGCCAGCAGGGCAACAGCCATGTCCACTGGCATGTTGTCCCCCTCCCGCCAGGTGTTCGATACGGCGAGCAGCAGTTCCACTTCCTGATGGCAGAGAACGGGAAGATCGAAGTGACGCCGGAAGAACACGCCAACCTCGCCGTACGCTTGTGGGAAAGGCTGAAAGACCAAACGTCGGGGTAA
- a CDS encoding RBBP9/YdeN family alpha/beta hydrolase, which produces MTPTLVIVPGLGDSGPEHWQTLWTEKFGAARVQQDDPEAPAPEAWAARLQEVVQTTPGELVLVGHSCGVLTIVHWARLYGGNERVRGALLVSPTDAEQANMGELAPAVLPLAPVPLDPLPFPALVVASENDPYVSFERAGTLADAWEAAFVTAGEAGHINVASGHGEWEEGEILLGEALHAWTPPEVTRFRA; this is translated from the coding sequence ATGACCCCCACCCTCGTCATCGTCCCCGGCCTCGGCGACAGCGGCCCCGAGCATTGGCAGACCCTCTGGACCGAGAAGTTCGGCGCGGCCCGGGTGCAGCAGGACGACCCGGAGGCGCCCGCTCCCGAGGCGTGGGCAGCTCGACTTCAGGAGGTCGTGCAGACGACGCCGGGCGAACTCGTCCTCGTCGGGCATTCGTGCGGGGTGCTCACCATCGTCCACTGGGCGCGGCTGTACGGGGGGAACGAGCGGGTGCGGGGGGCGCTGCTCGTGAGCCCGACCGATGCCGAGCAGGCGAACATGGGCGAGTTGGCTCCCGCCGTGCTCCCCCTCGCCCCGGTGCCGCTCGATCCCCTACCCTTTCCGGCCCTCGTCGTCGCCAGCGAGAACGACCCCTACGTGAGCTTCGAGCGGGCCGGAACCCTCGCGGATGCCTGGGAGGCCGCCTTCGTCACGGCGGGGGAGGCGGGGCACATCAACGTGGCGAGCGGGCACGGGGAGTGGGAGGAGGGCGAAATCCTGCTCGGCGAGGCCCTGCACGCCTGGACGCCGCCGGAGGTCACCCGCTTCCGGGCATAG